The Elaeis guineensis isolate ETL-2024a chromosome 12, EG11, whole genome shotgun sequence sequence CATAAAGTTGAGTAGCTGATGTTCGACCGTCGCATCAACTAGCTGATCTATTCAAGGGAGAGGAAAGCTGTCCTTGGGACAGACTTTGTTTAAGTCAGTATAGTCGATGGAGACATGCCATTTACCATTTACTTTTTTGACCATAACCACATTCGCAAGCCAATCTGGATAGGTTGCCTCGTGGATGAAGTCGGCTGTCAATAGCTTGTCAATCTCTTCATTAATGGGCTTCTATCATTTTGGAGCAAAGCTTCTCTTCTTTTGTCTCATTAGCTTATGGTTGGGATCAACGTTTAATCGGTGGACAATAACTTTTGGAGGGATATCCGACATGTCAGAGGCAGACCAAGCAAAGACATcggtatttttttttagaaagccAATCAGctcctcttgcaattccttgctAAATGAGGATCCGATTTGAACGATTTTATTTGGGTCTCCACCGAATAAGAAAATTGAGATGAGCTGTTCTGCGGGTTCTCCTCAGCTTTCAATTTCTCTCTAATCCAGTCCGTCGTTGAGAAGAGTTTCAGCTGATCTTTTTTCATTGATAGTGGTTAAGTAGCATTGTCGGACCAACTGTTGATCTCCTCATATCTCACCAGATCCATTCTTTGTCGAAAAGCATACGAGCAGGTGATAAGTTGAGATGACCGCTTGGAATGTATTTAATCCGGGCCACCCCAAAATGACGTTAAAGACGGACAGAACCCAGACTACAAGAAAGTTGAGGTGAACGGTCGATTGTCGAGATAGTTGCCCAGTTGTGATGGAGAGTTTGATCTCACCCTCCACTTTGATCGAGTCACCTGTAAACCCGACTAGAGGAACATTAACGGATTTGAGAAGTTTGGCAGAAAGCCATTGCATCTAGGAGAAACAATCATAGAAAATCACGTCAGCGAAACTTTTATTATCAGTAAGATATTTCTTTACATCATAATCGGCAATTGTCATTGACACGACTATAGTATCATTGTGAGAAGTCTGGACTCCTTGCAGATCCACTTTAGTAAAAATGATGTCGTTGTCAGGATGCTGGTGCTTGGAAGTGTTTCCACAGTCGTCTGCCCTCCGAAGTCGTGGTCCCatcgagatcatgttgatcacgccTGCTGTTGGTTGGACGTGAGTCTGCTCTTCGGGTTTCGGATGAGGTAGATTGGAAGGCAGCTGTGCAAGACGCTCCTACACGTACTTCCCAAGATATCCTCACCTTATGAAGTTCTCGATCTTGTTCTTCAGCTTGCGGCACTCTTCTGTATTATATCCATGGTCGTGATGGAAGCGGCAGTAGCGCTTTCGATCATGAGATTTCATCCTCATTGATGGGGGTCGATTAAGGAAGCTTTCTCCTTCTATTTCCATTAGAATCTGTGATTGAGAAGCAgtcagaggggtgtaggagtcatacctgcccaTAAAGTTTTTGGGCTTTTGGCTTGGTCAGAGAGGTGGAGCCTCATTCTCGGCACAGATCTGGCTAGACTCCTCGGAGCCTCCTTCCttccttgccttcttcttctagcCCTTTCCCTCGAATTGGCGTCGGTCAGTCATGGCTTCCTCGGTGCGATGTACTTTTGTGCACGCTCGAGGAGTTTGGTGTAGGACCGAGGAAGCATCTTGTCCAAAGAGTAGGTGAACATAGAGTTTCAAAGTCTCCACTTTATCGCTACAATACCCGTCATCTGATCGAGGTCCTTGACCTCCAGGGTGGTGATGTTGAAATGTACCACAAACTCTCATAAAGATTCTTCATCTTGCTGGCGAATAGAGAAAAAGCTGTCAGTAGTTCTGGACACTCTTCGGTTTATACCAAAATATGTCACGAATAGCTGCTCGAACTGTTTGAAAGAATTGATGCTTCCCGGCTGTAGCCCTGAGTACCACGCCCGCATGATTTTTCGAAGCATAATCGGGAAAGCAATGCAGAGGAGAGCATCAGATGTCCCTTGTAGAAGCATGAGGGCTTTATAGCTCTCAAGATGATCAAGTGGATCTGAGGAGCTATCATATGGCTCGATTTGCGGTATTTTGAACTGACTAGGAACTGACTTGTTGAGGATCCATTTTGAGAAAGGTGAATTCGTGCTGACGCCAAATTCATCGATCGGGTCACAGTGGTTGGTTTGGAGCCATTCTAGATGACGATCTATCTCTTTCAGTTTTCGATCGTACTCATCCAACCATTGTTGCGATATATCAGGATGCCGCGAAAAGTCTGGAGTAGAGCCTTCCCCATAACAAGAAGATCTCAAAGGGGACCGCAACCTCTTCCCCTTGTAGTGAGTTGTCAAGAGAAACGTGGAGACCGACGATCATCGAAATCGGCACATAAAGTGTGCCGAGACTCCGAATGTGGTGGTCGTCAAGCAAGCGAAGGACTCACTCGACGAGAATGCCGTATAGAGTGGCGGGTTTTAGATCGCGGTCAATGACCGCGCCTGGAAGGTGCATCACGTGCTGCGTCCTCTCccaattgttgttgttgttgttgttattgttgGAGACCTTGAATAGCCTCCGTCAGATTTTTTATCTACTGCATGAGGGTAGCAAACCCAAGATCTACTGTTACTGACGATCGTGAAGCACTTGGCTCTCCATGGATTGCCAGAGGTATGTCATGCCACGATGAGCGTCGAACTGAACTAGTAGAGATATTTTGTGCCCTTGTCTTGGCCATGGAGGTGcttgagagagaaaatttttctctgccCAATCACCTACTACCTCTCTCCTTCCTGACATGCCAAACTATTGTGGCCTTACTCTGGTGGATAGTTGGTAGTCGATCGGAAGCCGACTAGGAGTTGCACCTCGAAACTAGTGATGGGATCGCCGATGAATGAGGTATTGTTGCCGGAGAAGGTGCACGCTGTCAAAGTCAAGACGAAAGGTGATGATAGAGTTTAGAGCGAGATGGTGCTGGGCTCTGCTCGATGTTAATGAAGGAAGATTTGCAAAATAAGTTCTGTCGGAGGTGGCTCCAgcgaagaccctccgatgctcaaatcagtggATGGCTTAAGAGAAAAGAGTGAAAGAGTCTCTGGATATTGAAATTGTGCGTCTATGCATACCTTGAGGGGTCTctgcttacctctatttatagaaggaACAAAATGAATGATGAGAGGACAGGCGATTATGTCGATCATATCTTGTCATATGGCATTGCATGGTGTCGTGTGGGTATCTTTAAATACCAGCGGCAAGCGTGCCTTCTATTCGGCGTGCTCACGACGGCAGACGTTACCGGACATGGGGCCTAATAAATGATCCTGAGGGCGCATTTAATGAGATCGTAGTATCCCATCATGATGCACAGTTAGCTAATCAGGGTATAGTGCCTGAGTGATATGACCTTGATGTGGCCTGTCAGAGTCGTACGATATCCATGTTTGATGCTTAGTTAGTCGGCAGAGGTTCATTTTGTCCGAGTCAGTAGGATGGAATTGCCGAGCTACCTTGTCTTCGACTGGCATAGTCGGCTGTTAACCGATCATTAAGCCGGTTATAGGCTGAGCAGTCATGGGAGGCATATTTACTTTAGTCGGGATGGTGCCGACCAGAGGCGACCAACTTTCAGCCGACTAGATGTCAGCGaaaccatccgacatccacccaGCTGGGGGAACTTTGTATATCCAAGTCGAGTTGATTGTCGGTTAGTCAGTATAATTTCTTTAGTCGGTCCAGAGATGAGAAGTCAGGGTAGTCGGCTAAGTGACGGGAACCTACCCCAACAAGAGGTATTAGCACCAATTGGTTTTATTATAAGACAACTcatgatattcatatcgatctatTATGTACCTTTGCATCTAGCATTAGGTAAACCTCCTGTAATAATTATCTTTGTTTTATCATatcttttgtttcattttttctgaaacaatcataaaagttttttttattaTGGATCTACTACCATAAATTTAATGCATAATTTAGTATTCAAGGTATATTcttgaataatttattttttttaaaataaataataaattgatAATGGTACAGATGTCAAGATGATGCATCTTACTACCAATATTTTAAGAATTTCAAAATCTATCCTAGTTAGGTACTTGACCGTatcatctctctctctatatatatatatagagagagaggttTCATATTGCTTATTCAAatcattaaatataatttattatctcTAAATTACTTAGGTACGTATATACATAGCTTATTGGGCCCCTTGTTCACTGTGATCATGGTATAACAAATTAAATCAACCATTCATACCATGTTGTATTATATTACTTGGCCTAAGAAGTGCCCAAGTTCCACTCGTTGTCTCAATTTTGATCGTGTCAAGGTGGGTTGGTTGTCAAATCACGGCCAGTGCGGCATAGTTAAAGGTAATTAATTAATCTACGAAATGATAGCGAGGCCTATTGTATCAGTTGTGGAATCGGAGAACATTATGCCAAGAGTACGTGGAGGTCCTTGTTTAAATCAAACCTTTAGGCTCAATTACCAGATCCTGGATTCAAAAACTGAAGCCGAAACTATGTTGAGATGCAAGCCTTCAACAGAGGGATGACCCTTCTTCAGGTTTTCTTCACTCATATTATTCTTCTCCAGGAGAAAAATACCTTGCATTGGTATAAATTCTATATCATATAGCAATATGAACCAGTTAAAATATGTGCTGGAAGTATGTGAAACTTTCCCGCCTGGGATCAGCACCAGCATCATGTGGTTCTGTTTTCTGGAGCATGCCAACAAGTTGTTCTTCAAGAACATCCACATCAGATCATTGAGAATTGATTGTGAAATTTAACAGGTAAATGAGGAATAAAAACAGCAGATATATCCACCACCGACAGGCAGCAAATAGCAATGTTGTGGTGTGATAACAAAAACTATTAAaaacaacaattttttttttacaaagaaATCTCTATTTCCAGAAGGAAACAGCTATTTGACAGGTTGGTACCAGAAAGCGCCTGATGTTTCTTACCAAATCTTGGAAGTTTCAAAGAGTTGTTTTTCTCAATATTGGTTATCACAGCATTATTCATAGCAGAACTCATTAGTCATGAATCATGATCCCTTGTATTTTCTGACCAGCATAtaaaccttctttttttttttcaggtatACCGGAATTTATTTAAACcagtctataataaataaaaatgtcAAACAATTGAGTAGGAAAATCAGAACCCACTGATCATAAAGTAGATGCTATATGAGCAGCAACATATGATGTCATCCAATCTGCAGCACGATCGAGTTCTCTAAGAACATGTCTTACTTCAACTTTTTCAAATTTGATGAGGATGAATAAAACAGCAAACACTGATGATTCCTGCTAGACAGTTTGGGGCCACTTAGTTTCAGTGCAAAAGGAGCATGAATGTTCCCAAGATCAAAGCAAGACTTCTTAATGCAGCAGAGCGAAGACTGCTCAAACCCAAGCACAAAAGTTGAGCTGTCATCAAATTATCTAGGTGATATTTGAGGGTAAGAGGTAAGGGGACAAGTTGATTGGACCGACGAATTGGCAGATCTTAGGTAAAAATAAGCCTATTAAATTAGTATGCTTGGCACCAAAACATCATTATTCTGTCTATAAGAGGACCCGAAGGGCCTTCGCCAAGCAGAATGAAAATACAAGTAGCCTCAAATAGTAGTTCCAGCTCGTCACTTGATTGTCAATATTTAATGCATGGCAAAGGGAAGGACTCACAAAAATAGGACTATCCCTGGCTAACAAGGTGAGGGTTTTGCCTGAGATAAAAATGATTCAAAGAGTACGATTTAGAATTCCTTTGGAGCTCATTTTCATGGTTTTCTGCCAGAGAGAGTCTGCACAATAAATGCTACATATGTAGAATTTCAAATTGCTTTGAAAAATAAAGTATTCATGATTGCccagctttctttttttttaatttataaaaaaaaggaTGAAAGTAACTACCTCTTCTGTTCAACAAGGATGAGAGTTTACTTGAGCTTCTTCAACAGCGGAAGATTCAAGGACAGGGATCAtaaacacacaaaaaaaaagaacatgGTGACATTTCAAGAatattctccaaaaaaaaaacaagaagaagaagaaagaaagaaagaagcaaaaaggGAGGGGAAAAGGCCACATTTCAAGAGCAAAGATAGGCAACTGAAACAATGGTGCAACCGAGTCGGATGTGCTGCAAACAGCTTTCTTCAGGTTGTCCTCAAACTGTCACAAGATGCTGgatcaatgaaaaaaatatgtTTATAATATCCTAAGAAAGAACTCTCAATTCTTGGGGTGAAACTGAACTATAAAGAATCCCACTGAAGACTTGGGGGAAAACTACCAGCTAACTAGTACGTCACATACTATATAAATTTCACAAGTGCTTTGAAACCAGATTTCACCACTCTCCATTGAATCTCCATTCTCCTTCTTAAGTTCCCAAAAAATGATTCTAAAGGTAGAGAGGAAGTAACTGTTCTCTTTCCTTTCAAGTTTCAGCCATTATTCAACCAAAAACAATCAGTTTCGGCCAAGACCAAGCTGAAGATTTTGATTCCCACCTACACATTTTGGGGTTTGAGGGGAGGGGAAGGTGTAACCCCCTCCACTTTCTCAAAAAGATCAAGCTCAAACTTACCATCAGTTTTAGTTTGTTTCTGCCAGTTTGGGAGGTTTCAGCCTGATCTAGCAAAAACTAGCCTTGGATAATGTGTTTATTCATTATTtgcctttattattattatttcaagATCATTTCTTCATTTCTTTCAGTATATCTAGGTAATTAGTTTTAATTCTAAGCTACTATTTGATTTTTCAAAGTTAAAATAAGGGGTTTTAACTCTAGCAGCATTTCTCATCTCTAGTATTtgttgttttatttttaaacatgaAGTTTTCAAATGTAAATTACTTCTCACCAACCAGAAATTTTCATCAAACAGTTCTTCCCACTCAAACAAATTCATGCTCCATGAATGCCGACCAACCATTCATGTTGTGTGAGTATTGTCTTCCCGTATTTACTTTTGAATGTACTACATTTAGTCATAGTAAGCAGATCCACAGCCTCCAGCTCCCCAACAAATGAAAACTTCAAGTAATTCCCTTGCTTCCTAAGCCAGGGCACCAAGCAAATTTGGCCAAAAAAATACCTAACAATTCAGTCATCATTAAGGAACAAAACTACCAACTTCAAGTTTCTCTAGCATGTCAAGTTAATGTTAGTCTCTAGTATTATCTTTTACTTTTTTacatttgattttttaaaaaatattcacacAGTTATGCATTGATAATTGGGCTTTATCAAACAACTAAatcatttattaaatttttgagaTGATGTGTAACATGATCTTTTTTGCATTTGCATTAGTTTTTGATATAGTTttgattttattataaattaaactTTCAGCTCAAAACATTGAAAGCATGCATCCAACATTATTCACATGACACGATAGTCTGAAATTTTGTATGTTTCCTTGGCTTACTCCATTTTTTTATATTCTTCTTAACCATTCTTGTCTCTTTTGAACCAGACTCCAGAACTCAGACTGGAACTTTCAAAACCACAGGAACGATTGAAACTACAACTCAATAGGTCTGGCCAAAGCTGAAACCAAACCAAGTTTCTGAACCTtgctttcttcattttctttttcataaCACTTGCAGCTGCTCTTAAGCTTGTTCATACTGTCAACAGATCATTTTCCAATCCAACCTAGAAAACATCTGAATCTACCATACTAAAAACATGTAACACCAACCCATACATTTAACTAATCCTTTGTCCTTTATTTGATATCTAACGTCTTTCTTTTTTCCCTGCATCATATGGAAATCTGATTACTTACCTGATTACCTCCACCATCCATATCCCTTGAGGCTTAAATTGTCCATTAACCATTCTGTTATGTACTGATCGATATATTTTTTGAAACCTTTTCTCCTCATATTTTTACTGCTGCACATCTCACAACAGCAAACTCAAAATTTCTAATATTATGTCATTTACACAGCATTTGCTTATCTAACTAGAGAATATCACATCAAATAAGCACCTCTACTACTGTTAAATCATACACACTAGACAAGCCAATTACACATCCATTGATGAAAGGGAATAATCCTTTTGGACAGCAAACTGCAGTGTAGCAATGTAGTTTACGCGTCAGACTCTGATGAGATCCAATGTGCCCAATAACAAAATAATTTAATAAGCAagtgaaataaagaaaaaagagttGTTGAAAAGTGGCATCAGAGATGGCAGCATCCATAAGTTACAAGAGTAAGGTCAATCAAGAAGATTCATTATTCTAAATAAGAAAACAAACCAAACCAACAAGAAGTTTTCTTGTGGTAGAGACTTTGGAACTGCATCAAACATTAGACTTTTATACCGAACAATGTGGAACTCAGGGTCAGCAGCAACTGATTGGATCCGATCCAATTCTTTCTAATAGAAAGACTTCGAGTAGCACCTGCCGTTAAGCCTAGGCAAGAAACAGAGGATGACACCGAATTATCAACAGATAACAACTCAGAGTCAGTTCCAACCATGATAGAACTGTACAAAAATGTCAATGCACACAAAGCCAAGCTGAAAGAGACCATCTACATTCAAACAACCTATAATAGGATATACACTGCAGGCGGTGCTCTGATTAAGAAGCACTTGGAGCCATGGATGGACAAGATCTACAGTTGGCCCACGAAACAAAATACATCAGATCAGATTCAGTCCTTTAGAAGATGTACAATTAATCTTAGTCGCCATATAGAATAAAACTCCAAGTACATGATACCAGATCTGATCCATTCTCTCTGCTACCATTCTCAGATGAACAATGCATCTTGTAACAAAACCCAGAGTAATAAATCCAGCAATTATGTATCGATGAATAAACTAATCAATGAATCAATAATAGCAAACAGGATTCACTTTAGAACAACAACATTTGGTATTAATAACAAGGAAATTACACGAACGAAACGAACATCAATTTGATCGACCAAAGAAAGAAATATCACAGCAGAATTTTAAACCCTGGAGTGCATATTTCCCCAGAAAACATTgatattatttgaaaaaaaaaaaaaaaagaaaaaataaccgTAGCTAGACGaatcatgctgaaatttaaaTGCAAGCATAAATGGAGATTTTGATGGATGAATGAGACCGACATTTCTATGGCTGCTGCTGGGCATCGATGTAGCCAGCGTCGACGAGCACCTTCTCTCTCTTGGCAAGCTCAACGTCCTGGTCCACCATCATCTTGACCAGCTCTTTGAACCCCACCTTGGGCTTCCACCCCAGCAGCTTCCTGGCCTTGGACGAGTCCCCCTTCAAGCTATCGACCTCGGCGGGCCGGAAGTACCTCTTGTCGATCACCACATGCTCCTTCCAATCCAATCCCACATACCCGAAGGCCGCCTCGAGGAACTCCTGGACGGTGTGCGACTCCTCGGTGGCGACGACGTAGTCGCCGGGCTCCTCCTGCTGCAGCATCAGCCACATTGCCTCCACGTAGTCCCCAGCGAACCCCCAGTCGCGGGCGGCCGACAGGTTCCCCAGGAAAAGCTTGGTCTGGAGGCCGACGTGGATGCGGCCGACGGCGCGGGTGATCTTGCGGGTGACGAAGTTCTCCCCACGGCGGGGGCTCTCGTGGTTGAAGAGGATGCCGTTGCAGGCGAAGAGGCCGTAGGCCTCGCGGTAGTTGACGGTGTACCAATGGGCGGCGACCTTGGCGGCGGCGTAGGGGGAGCGGGGGTGGAAGGGGGAGGACTCGGACTGTGGCGGTGGGGTGGAGCCGAACATCTCGGAGGAGCCCGCCTGGTAGTAGCGGATGGGCTTGCCGGAGGAGGCGGAGGAGGATCGGACGGCCTCGAGGAGGCGGAGGGAGCCGGTGCCGACGACGTCGCCGGTGTAGTCGGGGATCTCGAAGGAGACGGCGACGTGGGACTGGGCGGCGAGGTTGTAGACCTCGTCGGGGACGAGGGAGTCGACCCAGCGGCGGAGGGAGGAGGCGTCGGAGAGGTCGGCGTAGTGGAGCTTCATGCGGGCCTTGGCGGAGTTGTGGGGGTCGACGTAGATGTGGTCGAGCCGGGCGGTGTTGAAGTTGGAGGAACGCCGGATCAGGCCGTGGACTTCGTAGCCTTTGCGGAGGAGGAATTCGGTCAGATACGAGCCGTCCTGGCCGGTGATGCCGGTGATCAGGGCCACCTTCCGGCGCTCCGGCACCGCGGCCGGGATCGCGGGGGCCAATGCGCCGTTGGATTCCGatccggcggcggcggcggcggagtcGCTGCTGGGGTCGGAGGAGGCCATTGGTTCTTTGTTCAGCGGTGTTAAGATCCGGGGAGAGGGGGGTTTAGTTTGCGTTTAAAATTCGGGATCTGGGATGGGAATGTGTGGGGGAATGGAGGGGGGGTTGGTATTTATGGGGCAATGCGAACGcggtgaataattttttttttttttttggaattattTACGAAGGGGGGGATGGCAGCTGGGGGCGCACGTTTCCGCCATAAGTTCGGCTCGGAATGCGAGGGTAACTTTGCGTGATTAGGCCGTAGGGGAGAAACTGGATCGTTCGGTACGCCTCCAAATAATACAAAACCATGTGCTTGTTTGACTCTAGGTTACTGCTGTTTTAATGATGAAGTTTTATGTGATTGCAATTGGAATGTGATTGTATCGTAATTCCAAATAATTACTTTAAGAGCTTTGTCGTATGGGCATATTCAGGTCAAATTTTCTTGAGATGTTTGGTTACATTGACAGAAAATGATGGAGAGTTGCACATGTTAAATTTGAGATATAGGCATACGAATGGAATTCAAGTCGCTGTCAGATGAGGTCGAACTACTACtgcatataaattagattaggcACAGATGGATTAAAAATtcatcaatttaaaattaaattttttatgaaattagtaaaaaaattaaattcggGTATCAtcgttttattaaataaaaaatttttatctgatttaTATCAAATTGTATCAAATTAAACGGGTTAGGTATTACCATCCTTAccggtctatatatatatatatttttgagatTGTCATTTTTAAGTAACATGACTTCCGTCTTGAACCATAGCTACCAACCTATCATTTAATCACCCAAATGTATTCCAAATATTAATATAGAGAGAATATTAAGAAAATTAGAGATACATTGGAGATTGTGATACTTGTTCCAACTCTAGTCCTTGCGTGAGACCATTTTTGCACACTCCACATGCATCGCATGTGCCAACTTCTAGTGG is a genomic window containing:
- the LOC105054659 gene encoding GDP-mannose 4,6 dehydratase 1 gives rise to the protein MASSDPSSDSAAAAAGSESNGALAPAIPAAVPERRKVALITGITGQDGSYLTEFLLRKGYEVHGLIRRSSNFNTARLDHIYVDPHNSAKARMKLHYADLSDASSLRRWVDSLVPDEVYNLAAQSHVAVSFEIPDYTGDVVGTGSLRLLEAVRSSSASSGKPIRYYQAGSSEMFGSTPPPQSESSPFHPRSPYAAAKVAAHWYTVNYREAYGLFACNGILFNHESPRRGENFVTRKITRAVGRIHVGLQTKLFLGNLSAARDWGFAGDYVEAMWLMLQQEEPGDYVVATEESHTVQEFLEAAFGYVGLDWKEHVVIDKRYFRPAEVDSLKGDSSKARKLLGWKPKVGFKELVKMMVDQDVELAKREKVLVDAGYIDAQQQP